The Mesorhizobium loti DNA segment GCCAGGGCGGCCGGCCTGACCTACCTGTTCTGGGAGCCGATGTCGGTCGGCCGCGAATTCGGCCACACCATCGAGAACTGCCGGCTCCTGCAAGGCGCGATCGACGCCGCCGGCATGGCCATTCCGCTGGAGATGATGGTCGACATCGATCATGGCGACGTCACCTCGAGCAATCCCGCCGACATCGATCCCTATGCCTGGGCCGAGGCCTTTCCCCGGAAGTCGCCGATCATCCACATCAAGCAGTCGTCGATGAACAAGGGCGGCCACTGGCCGTTCACGTCGGCCTACAACAAGGACGGCCGCATCACCCCGGAAAAGCTGCTGGAGACGGTGCGGCGCGGCGGCGGCACAGACAACGAGATCTGCCTCGAGCTATCGTTCCGCGAGCGCGAGCCGGTCGACCATCAGGTCGTCGCCATGATCCGCGAGTCCGTCGACTATTGGGCGCCGTTCATCGAGACCGGCAGGTCCGGTCTTCTGCCAAAGGCCGAATGAAAAACGGGCAGGGGCCGATGCGGCTCCTGCCCGTTGAACATCTTCAGATTGAAGTCGCCAGAAACTCAGCCGAATTTCGGATCGAGGCTGCCCGACTTGTAGCGCTTGGCCATTTCCGAGACCGGCAGCGGCTTGATCTTTGGCGCGTTGCCGGCGGTGCCGAACTGTTCGAAACGCTCCTTGCAGAGCTTGCGCATCGCCGCCATCGCCGGCGTCAGATATTTGCGCGGATCGAATTCGCTCGGGTTTTCCGTCAGCACCTTGCGGATCGCGCCGGTCAGCGCCATGCGGTTGTCGGTGTCGATGTTGATCTTGCGCACGCCATGCTTGATGCCGCGCTGGATCTCTTCCACCGGCACGCCCCAGGTCGGCTTCATCTGGCCGCCATATTTGTTGATGATCTCCTGCAGGTCCTCCGGCACCGAGGACGAACCGTGCATGACCAGATGCATGTTGGGCAGGCGGCGATGGATTTCCTCGATCACGTTCATCGCCAGCACTGCGCCGTCGGGCTTGCGCGAGAATTTGTAGGCGCCGTGGCTGGTGCCCATCGCCACCGCCAGCGCATCGACATGGGTGTCCTTGACGAACTCCACCGCCTGTTCCGGATCGGTCAAGAGCTGGTCGTGGCTGATCGCGCCTTCGACGCCATGGCCGTCTTCCTGCTCGCCGCCGCCGCTCTCCAGCGAGCCGAGCACGCCGATCTCGCCTTCGACCGAGACACCGCCCCAATGCGCCATGTCGACGACGCGCTTGGTGATGCCCGAATTGTAGGCGTAGTCGGCCGGCGACTTGCCGTCTTCCTTCAGCGAGCCGTCCATCATCACCGAGGTGAAACCATACTGGATCGCGGTGACGCAGGTGGCTTCGTTGTTGCCATGGTCGAGATGCATGCAGACCGGGATGTCGGGATGGATTTCGACCAGCGCATCGATCAGCTTGGCCAGCACAACGTCATTGGCATAGGCGCGCGCACCGCGGCTTGCCTGCAGGATGACAGGCGATTTGGTCTCTTCCGCCGCCTCCATGATGGCGAGGCCCTGTTCCATGTTGTTCATGTTGAAGGCCGGCACGCCATAGCCGTATTCGGCGGCGTGGTCGAGCAATTGTCTCAATGTGATGCGAGCCAACGAATAGTCTCCCGTATCTGGTTTCAAACCTGGTGGTTGCGGACTGTCCGCGCATCGTCCAGCCCACCGATGCTTCTGGCCGGATTTCGGCGCAACCGCAACCGTGACAGACCGTCCCGGCAGCAATTCTTGTTACAGCGCCGCGACCAGGGCAAGCGGAATATCCCAAGAAATTATCCCATTATCACAAAAGATTTGATATTTTTGCGACGATAGCTGTTATATCTACGATCCCATCAAGGAGCCACGCTTCGGCGTTTTCGGTCAGCGGTGATGAAGCGCGACATCAGGCGGCAAGGCATCATGGAGTTTCTGATGGACGCCGGTCAGGCCGGCGTCGATGACCTCGCCTTGCGCTTTGGCGTCTCGAAGATGACCGTGCACCGCGACCTCGACGAGCTCGAGGAAAGCGGTTTCCTGCGCAAGGTGCGCGGCGGCGCTTCGATCCAACCGAGCAGCCTGTTCGAAAGCGATTTCCGCTACCGGCAGAAGCAGGCGACCGAGGAAAAGCAGCGTCTGGCCGCGGCCGCCATCACCATGATCGAACCCGGCCAGACGGTGATCATCGACGACGGTTCGACGGCGGGCGGCATTGCGCGCCATCTCGCCGACCTGCGGCCGCTGACGGTGATCTCCAACAATCTCTCCGTCATCCAGGACCTGTCCGGCGCCGGCGGCATCAACCTGATCGCGCTCGGCGGCCAATACAGCAAGAAATTCCACGGCTTCTTCGGCCTGCTGGCCGAGGCTTCGCTCAAATCGCTGCGCGCCGACGTCGCCTTCCTGTCCTCATCCGCCATCCATGGTGCTTCCGCCTTCCACCAGGACCAGGAAGTCGTGCAGGCCAAGCGGCTGATGATGGCGGCGGCGACCCGCAAATATCTGTTGGTCGATCATGGCAAGTTCGGCCGCACGGCGCTGCATTTTCTCACCGACCTCAGCGCATTCGACACCGTCTTCACCGGCCGTGCGCCCGAGCCGGGAATGCGCGCGGCGCTGGATGCCGCCGGCGTTTCGCTGACGGTTATCGACAAGGGATCATGATCCCGGAAATCGGCGGATCGTGATCAACAAAGCTAGGAGCAATACGCGTGGTTTACTGGGTCGGTACAAGCTGGAAGATGAACAAGACGCTCGCCGAGGCGCTTGATTTTGCGGAGCGCATGGCCGGCTTCATTCCCGGTTTCGATGACCGCATCCAGCCATTCGTCATCCCGCCCTTCACCGCGGTGCGCGAGGTCAAGCGGGCACTGTCGTCGACGCGCATCAAGGTCGGCGCCCAGAACATGCATTGGGCCGATGCCGGCGCCTGGACCGGCGAGATCTCGCCGCTGATGCTGAGGGACTGCGGGCTCGATCTGGTCGAACTCGGCCACAGCGAGCGGCGCGAACACTTTGGCGAGACCGACCGCACCGTCGGCCTGAAGGCGGCTGCGGCGGTGAAGCACGGCTTGATCCCGTTGATCTGTGTCGGCGAGACGCTGGCCGAGCGCGAAGGCGGCGAGGCCGACGCCGTGTTGAGCGCCCAGGTTGAGGGCGCGCTGCAATTCCTCGAAGGCGAGGCGAAGGGCGCAAAAATCCTGTTCGCTTACGAGCCGGTCTGGGCGATCGGCGACAAGGGCATTCCGGCCAGCGCCGACTATGCCGACAAGCAGCAGGCATTGATCAAGACGGTGGCTGGCAACCTGCTGCCATCCGTGCCGCCGGTGCTCTATGGCGGCAGCGTCAACCCCGGCAATGCCGCCGGACTGCTCGGCCAGCCCAATATCGACGGCCTCTTCATAGGTCGCTCCGCCTGGCAGGCGGATGGCTACATCGACATCCTCGGCCGCGCTTCGGCGGCGATCTGAAATCATCCAAACACGAAAGGGAAAACCATGAAAATAGCCATTGGAGCCGACAGCGCCGGCAAGCCGCTTCTCGATGTCATCGCCGCGCACCTTGCCACCAAATCCGGCTTGACGGTCAGCGATCTCAGCCAGGCGGGCTACTATGCCGACCTGTCGCAAAAACTCGCCCAGACCATCATCGACGGCGAGAACGATCGCGGCATCCTGTTCTGCGGCACCGGCATCGGCGTCTCGATCTCGGCCAACAAGGTGCCGGGCATCCGCGCCGCACTCACCCACGACACCTATTCGGCCGAGCGCGCGGCAAAATCCAACAATGCGCAGATCATCACCATGGGCGCCCGTGTCATCGGCCCGGAACTGGCCAAGGCGATCGTCGATACGTGGCTTGCCTCGGAGTTCGACGAACAAGGTCCGTCGGCCGGCAATGTCCAGGCGATCAACAGGCTCGATGCGGCCAAACCTGCATGATCCGCGCAGGCAAGCCTGCGGCATAGGCTGAGAAAAGTCCGACCCGGGCTTGCCGGGCCACGTGCGGCGATGCCGGTTCTATTTCTGCCTGCCGAGCCTAGCCGCGAGGGAACGCCGTACGTCCTCTTCCGCTCCGTCCAGCAGGTCGATCAGCACCTTGCTGGTGGCTGCCGGGTCGCGCTTTTCGATGCTCTCGACAATCTGCCGGTGCAGGCTGAGCGAGTGGCGCTGACCGTCTGGATTGTCGTCCGAAAGCCTGAAGCTGATCACCAGCGCCGTTTCGATCAAGGCCGCCAGCGAACCGATCAGCTCATTGCCCGACATGTGCAGGATCGCCTGGTGGAAAGCCAGATCCGGTACCGCGAAGCGTTCGCCGTCATCGCCGGCCTGTTCCATCTCCTCCAGGAGTGCCCGCAATTCGGCGATCTGCTCCGGGCTGGCACGCTCCGCCGCTAGGGCTCCGGCCGTCGGCTCGATCGCGCGGCGCAGCTCGAACAGAGAGCGCGCCTCCTCGGCCGTCGTTCTCGAGCCGAAACGCCATAAGAGCACATCCGGGTCGAGGAAATTCCAATCCTTGCGTGGGCGCACCCTGGTTCCGGTCCGGGGACGCATTTCCACCATGCCCTTGCCCGCCAGCACCTTGACGACTTCCCGCAGCCCGGTGCGGCTCGCGCCATAGGAGGCGCTCCAATCGTCGCCATTCGGCAGCTGGTCACCCGGGATCAATTCGCCGCGCACGATGCTGAGGCCGATTTCGTTGAGCAGCCTGGCGTGGAGGCCGGAATGGGACGAGCCGGCCATGTGTGACGTCATCCGGGATGCCCTGGAGCGGGGCGCTATATTCTTCATACTATTCCCATTATTCATACGATTGTCACGTGCTCGCCCTAGTGAGCACATCGTTGAACTCCCCGCCAGAGCGATCGACGAACCACAGCGCAGATAGCACCCGAAGAACCACAAAATCTCGAGTCTTGCCATCGCCGACGGCCGCAACCGTCGTTGGTCGATGTCGTGCGCGTCGAGCCGTCGATCATAAACACCAACAGGAACGAGCCAGAAATGTCTCCCAAGATGACTGACCACGCCAGCAAAGCCGCCCTGAAGGGAACGGCTCTCATTCCGAAAACCATTAGCACCTGCATCTTTGTGTCCAGCGCGCTTGCCATGACATCGGTGCCGGCGCTTGCCGTCGAGCCCTGGATCATGGTCGAGAAGACGACCTTCACCGGCAGCGCCATATCCTCAAAGCAGCAGGGCGTGACGACGGACGGTACGAACTGGTACTTCTCCGGCACCAATATTCTCGAGCGCACGGACAGGAACTACAATCCGTCGCTGCGGGTCTCGCCCGCCATTCCCGATGCCCTCAAGCTTCCGTCCCAATATTCCGACATCGGCCTGAACCATATCGGCGACATCGATTATGCCGACGGTCTTCTCTACATCTCGCTGGATTCGAGCCAGCGTGACCCCGTCACCGGCGGCAAGTACGAAAACCCGGTTTTCGCGGTGTATCGCGCGAGTGACATGAGCTTCACCGGCCAGGCCTTTTCACTCAATCCGCCTCACGGCATCCATGACATCGCCAGCTGGGTGGCCGTCGACGCCAAGAACGGCCTGGGCTACGGCATGGCCTATGAGAACGCGACGGAGATAGCGGTCTACAATCTGTCGGACTGGAGCTTCAAGGAATACATCCCGCTGACGCAAACCATCGACCAGGCACAGGGCGGCAAGCTGCTCGACGGCTGGATGTATTTTTCGACCGACAATGACGGCAAGATCATTTACCGGGCGAACCTCAACACCGGCGAGGTCGAGAATCTCGGCAACCTGAAGATCGATCGCGAGCAGGAGGTCGAAGGGCTTTCCTTCAACCAGACGAAGGATGGCTGGTCGATGTACATCCTCAATCGGGAAGCGCTGGAGGACAATCCCAACGAGGAGGCCGTCGGCTTTTACCGTTATCTGCGCCCCTATGGCAACGCGCTCTCCGGCGAGATCCACGCTGATATCAATGGCGCGCTTGTCGAGGACAGCCGCTTCGCGCGGGATGCCGCCAACAGCCGGATTCGCTCCGCCTTCGATGCGGTCTCCGCGCCCGTTCTGACAACCGCCAGTATCGACACCGAAGGCATGCACGCCGCGCCCTCTAATGCCGATGGCATCGTGATCTGGAGCCAGGCACTGGCAATGACGGGCAATACGAACGGCTCCGGCGATGCCGCTGCCTTCGGCCGCAACACGGCAGGATTCATCGGCGGCGCCGACGCACCGGTCGGAAACTGGCGGCTCGGTGTGCTCGGCGGCTACAGCCATTCGAATTTCGATGTCACCGACCGCGCGTCATCCGGCTCGAGCGACAACTACAATCTCGGTCTCTATGCCGGCACGCAATTAGGCCAGTTCGGTTTCCGCGCCGGGGCGATCTATGGCTGGCATGACATCGAGACCAGGCGCAGTGTCGTCTTCCCCGCCTTCAGCGAACAGCTCTCCGCCGACTACAATGCCGCGACGGCGCAGGCTTTCAGCGAACTGGCCTACCGGTTCGACATCGGCCGCAATGCCTTCGAACCCTTCGCCAACCTCGCTTATGTCCATCTGAACACCGACGGCTTTGCCGAGACCGGCGGCGCGACTTCGGCGCTCACCGCACAGAAGACGACGACCGAAAACACCTTCTCGACATTTGGCGTTCGCGCTTCGACCCAGTTCGACGCAGGGACGACCAAGACCGCCCTGCACGGCATGCTGGGGTGGCAGCACGCCTATGGCGACGTCGATCCAACTTCCGGTCTGGCCTTCAATACCGGGGCATCCTTCACCATCTCGGGGGTGCCGATTGCGAAGGACGCGCTTGCGGTCGAAGCCGGACTGGATGTCTCCCTGTCGTCCAACGCGACGCTCGGCGCGTCCTATTCCGGGCAGATCGCCAAGGACGCCCAGGGACATGCCTTCAAGGTCAGTTTCGATTTGAAGCTATAGATCCGAAGCCAGACCCTTGCGCATCGCGCCGATGACCGTGACGGCCGATGCCGCGCCCGGGTCCATGTGTCCGAGTGATCGCTCGCCGAGCCGCGAGGAGCGGCCTTTGGCGGCGATCATCTCCTTGGTCGCTTCAGCACCGGACTCGGCGGCGGCAAGGGCCGCCTCGAGGCTCTGAGCCAGGGTCTTGCCGGCTGCACAGGCCGCGGCGGCCGCTTCGGCCGCCGGTTGCCAGGCATCGACCATCGTCTTTTCGCCCGGCTCCGCCTTGCCGCGATCCTTGATGCCTTGCGCCATGGCCTGGAACAAAGCGATGAAGTCCGCCTCTGCCAGCGTCGCCTTGCCCTTGACGGCGGCGCCGCCGCGCATGAAGGCCGTCGCATAGAGCGGGCCTGACGAAGCGCCAACGGCATTGAGGAATGACTTCGCCGCCGTGTTGAGCAGCGCCGTCGGTTCGGTCGCCACAAGGTCGAGCGAGGCCAGCGCATCGCGCACCGCGCCGAAGCCGAGCGCCATGGCGATGCCGTGATCGGCGTCGCCAATGACGCCGTCGAGCTGGCAGAGCCTGTCCCGGTCGGCCTCGATCGCCACCGCGATCGTATCGAACATTCTTTTCAGGTCAGCGGCGTCGATGGTCACGGGAACGCTCCTTCGTCAGCCGGCACGGAACATCCCGCAATCACAGGGGTGGTCGAGCATGGTCTGCAATTCCTCATCGAGATGAAAAAGCGTCACCGAGGCGCCGGCCATTTCCAGCGACGTGCAGTAATTGCCGACCCAGGTCGCGTGGATGGAAACACCGATGTCATCGAGCCGCTGCTTGACCCGCCGGTTCATGATGTAGAGTTCCATCAGCGGCGTCGAGCCGAGTGAATTGACCAGCACCGCGACCTTGTCGCCGCGCTTCGGCGCCATCTCGGCAAAAATCTTGTCCAGCATCTCGTCGGTGATTTCGTCGGCGGTCCTGAGCTTGCCGCGGGCGATGCCGGGTTCGCCATGGATGCCCATGCCGATCTCCATCTCGTCGGCGCCGATCTCGAAATTCGGCCACCTTGTCTGCGGTAGCGAGCAGGGCGACAGCGCGACGCCCATGGTGAAAGTGTGGTCGTTGGCTTTGCGCGCGATGCGTTCGACCTCGTCCAGGGAGAGCATGCGGTCGCAGGCCGCACCGGCCGCCTTGAAGATGAAGAAATTGCCGGCGACACCACGGCGCTTCTGCCGCTGGTCGCGCGGTGCCGAGGCGACGTCGTCGGTGGTCAGCACGGTGCGCACCTCGATGTCGTCCATCGCTGCCATTTCGGCCGCCATGTCGAAATTCATCACGTCGCCGGCATAGTTGCCGTACATGAACAGCACACCGGCGCCGCCGCTGACGGCCTTGGCGCATTCCAGGATCGGATCGGGCGGCGGCGAGGCGAAGACGTTGCCGATAGCCGCCGCGTCCGCCAGTCCCTTGCCGACAAAGCCGAGAAAGGTCGGCTCATGGCCGGAACCGCCGCCGATGACGAGGCCGACCTTGCCGGGCCGTGGCCCGTCACGGGCGATGATCGAGCGCGGGCTGCCGTCCACGCTCCTGAGATGGCGAGGATGCGCGGAGAGGATCCCTTCGAGCATCTCGTCGACGGCACGGTTGCCGTCATTGATGATCTTCTTGGTCTGCACCGGCATCCTCCCGACTTTTCGCAAATACTACCGAGTGTTATCGCGATTTCCACCCGGCCGGGAAGATTTCATGCCGCGATCTTTTCCCGGGCGGCGAGAATTTCCACGCAGGCCTTGGCCGCTTCCTTGCCCTTGACGGTGAAGTGCTCGAAGAAGAAGCGATGGTGCTCGGCGCTGTCGTGGTAGTTGTGCGGCGTCAGCACCGCCGAAAGCACCGGAACGCCGGTCGACAGCTGCACGTTCATCATGCCGTCGATGACGGCGCTGGCGACGAACTCATGCCGGTAGATGCCGCCATTGACGACGAACGCCGTGCCGAGGATCGCGGCATAGCGGCCGGTTCCCCCCAGGGTCTTGGCGTGCAGCGGGATTTCGTAGGCGCCGGGCACGTCGAAGACATCGACGGCGAAGCGGTCGCCTCCGACGGCCGCCAGTTCCGCCTCGAAGGCGTGCACGCACTGGTCGACGATATCCGCATGCCAGCGCGCGCGAATGACGGCGATGCGAACAGTTTCATAGTCTTTGTGGGAATGCTGATTCATGGGTCCATCCTTCCGTTTCGAACCAGAATCAGGACGCACGATACGAAATCCGTCCCGCCAAGGCGGTCCGTTTTCCGTTTCGTTCTCTTTCATCCGGACTCTAACCGTCGGCTCCGGAATCACACCGGATCTGCTGACCTTTCCAATTGTCCTGGAAAGCGCTCGCGGGCTTGGGCTTGAGGCCCTTACCGCCGGTGGGGACTTTCACCCCGCCCTGAGAACATTAACGCGGCTTGTATGAAAGGGCAGGGCGCGGCTGTCAACCGCATGACAGGCCGGTGGCCAATCACGTTCTGTCGACTGGAGCAATGGCGCGAAAAACCGCTTTATCGTGTGCGCCACGCCGCTGCCGCCGCGGCAACCAGCATCAGCAGTGCCGCAACCATCGCGCAGATGGCAAAGCCGAAGCTGGAATAGATCGGCCCGAAGCCGGTGGTGCCGATAAAGACCGCCAGATAGGTCACCGAGCTGTTCAGGCCCATGATCGTGCCGCGCCGTGAGGGATCGAGCGCGGAGAGGCGCATCACCAGGACATTCAATCCGAAATGATTGGCAAGTCCCCACACTGCCACCATGGCCAGCGTCAGGCCGAAACTGTCAGTCGTCGCGGCAATGGCGACATAGACGGCGGCGACAAGAAGATAGGCGAACGGCATGACGCGCCGCGCACCAAGCCGGTCGATCACGCCATCGAGCAGAGCAGCCGTGCCGAAACCGATGCCATAGGCGAGTGCGGCCCAGCCATTGGCGCTTACCGGCTTGCCCAGCCCAGTGTGAAGGTGATCGCCGAGATAGCCGTAGACCCCGTAGAAGGCGGTCATGAAGGCCGCACAGGCAATCAGAAGCGGCACAATGCCGGGAATGCTGAGCGCCGCCAGCGGTGTGGGTGCCGGGCCGCTCTTCCTGACGTCGCTCAGCGACGTCATGGTGAGGCTGGCCAGCGCCAGCATTGCAAGCACCGCGACGGCTGCGAAGACGGCGCGCCAGTGCACGAGGTCGGCAAGCACGGCCGACAGCGAGACGCCGGCCACCATGCTGAGCGTCCATCCGGTCAATACGACGCCGATGGTGCCGCTTTCGCGGCCGGGCGGCGCGATCGCCGCCGAACTGGCATAGATCGCGGGCATGGCGACGCCGGCGGCGATGCCGGCGACCAGCTGGGCCGCGACCAGCATGATCAGGATCGGTGCGGCCGCACTGGCAGCCAGGGCAATGGCCAGCAACAGCAATGCCCCTTGCAGCATCCGGCGGGCGCCGAGCCGGTCTATATAGCGGGCCAGGAACAGGGCGCTCGCCGAGGTTCCGAGGCCAAAGGCGGCCGCCGCGATCATGACGGTCGGCACGCTGCTTTCGAAGGACGCGGCCACGGCCGGAGCTATCGGCCCCAGCACCAGCGAATTCGAGCCGATCACGGCGATGCATCCGGTCAACAGATAGGCGAGGGCCGGGATCGGCGGCCTGGCATCGGCTTGTAGCGCTGTGGCTTGATTGCTGTTCGACATATCATCATAATGGCCGTATTAAATTCTGTGGCAATCGGGATTGTCGATATGGATGAAGAAACAGATACCATTCCGCGGAACACGCCGGCACCCCGCGATGTCGACGCGATTGACCGAAAAATATTAGGCGTTCTCGTCGACGACGCCACGGTCAGCTATGCCGAACTCGGCGATCGGGTCGGCCTCTCGCCGCCAGCCGCCCATGAACGGGTCAAGCGCCTTCGGCGCAGCGGTGCCATTCGCGGCACCATGGCCATCATCGACCCCAAGGCGGTGAAGAAACCGCTGCTCGCCTTCGTGCACATCGACACCAGGGGCTGGGGCAAGACCCCGGAGCTGATGGCGGTTTCGCAGTATCCGGAAGTCGAGGAGATCCACACCGTCGCCGGTGACACCTGCATGTTGCTGAAGGTCCGCACCGAAGATACGAGAGCGCTGGAAGGCCTGCTCGCGCGCCTCTACGAAACGCCCGGCGTCACCTCGACCCGCAGCTATGTGGTGCTGTCGACCTATCTCGAGCGTCCGGTGCAGCCTGGCGTCACCGAGACGTGGCCGACGCCCAACCACATGAGCAAGCCGCTGTATTAACCGGCATCGGCGCTATCCGCGCTCCGGGAACATCGCCTTCAAGCCCTCGCGCGAGGCTTTGGCGACGCCGCGTTCGGTGATCAGCCCGGTCACCAGTCGCGCCGGGGTCACGTCGAAAGCCGGGTTCGCGGCCGGCGTCGCTTCGGGTGAGATTCGCACCTGGGCGATTTCGCCATCGGCGGTCTTGCCCCACACCAGCGAGACCTCGTCGGCCGAACGCTGCTCGATCGGAATCTCGTTCAGCCCATCATGCACCGTCCAGTCGATGGTCGGCGAGGGCAGCGCGACATAGAACGGCACATCATTGTCGGCGGCGGCGAGCGCCTTCAAATAGGTGCCGATCTTGTTGCAGACATCGCCGTCGGCGGTGGTCCGGTCGGTGCCGACGATGACCATGTCGATCGCGCCGCGCTGCATGAGATGGCCACCGGCATTGTCGACGATGAGCGTGTGCGGCACGCCGTGGCCGGCCATCTCCCAGGCGGTGAGCTGAGCACCCTGATTGCGCGGCCGCGTCTCGTCGACATAGACGTGGACCGGGATGCCGGCTTCCGTTGCCAGATAGATCGGCGCGGTGGCGGTGCCGTAGTCGACGGTCGCCAGCCAGCCCGCGTTGCAATGGGTGAGAATGTTGACGGTCTCGCCGGGCTGCTTGCGGGCGGCGATCGCCTTGATGATGGCGAGACCATTCTCGCCGATGGCGCGATTCAGCCCGACATCCTCGTCGGCGATCTCGGCCGCCCGCCGATAGGCGGCCGCGGCGCGTTGTGCTGTCGGCAGCGGCTTGAGGAAGCGCCGCATCTCATCAAGCGCCCACCGCAGATTGATCGCCGTCGGGCGCGTCTCGTGCAGCGTCTCCCAGACGGCATCGAGCGCCGCGTCGGACGGATCGTCCGCCATCTGCATGGCGACGCCATAGGCCGCCGTGACGCCGATCAGCGGCGCGCCGCGCACCCACATGTCGCGGATCGCCGTGGCAATGCCGGTGACAGTGCGGATCGTCTCGATGCGGAAATCATGCGGCAGCCAGCGCTGGTCGATGATCTCAACCGAACGTCCGTCGTCGCTCAGCCAGATGGTGCGATAGTGGCGCTCGCCGACGTTCAAATGCTGCTCTCCTGTTCGATCAACGCGGCCAGGGTGTTGACCTCGTCGATGCTGTGAATCTGGCGCCGGTTGACGGCGATGTGACGGCCGAATTTCAGCGCCTTCGCCTCGCAGGAGGCG contains these protein-coding regions:
- a CDS encoding D-erythrulose-1-phosphate dehydrogenase; amino-acid sequence: MAFTLSLNTNPLVNRFADPDDLIDTIAYDIGIRDVQLTHEFVNPGWPAATIVKFVRLFRGALARTGVRVTSGMTGPYGRLNHFGHPDADVRRYYVDWFKTFADISAELGAGGMGTQFAIFTHRDFDEPARRERLFDIALDCWREVAEHARAAGLTYLFWEPMSVGREFGHTIENCRLLQGAIDAAGMAIPLEMMVDIDHGDVTSSNPADIDPYAWAEAFPRKSPIIHIKQSSMNKGGHWPFTSAYNKDGRITPEKLLETVRRGGGTDNEICLELSFREREPVDHQVVAMIRESVDYWAPFIETGRSGLLPKAE
- a CDS encoding fructose-bisphosphate aldolase — its product is MARITLRQLLDHAAEYGYGVPAFNMNNMEQGLAIMEAAEETKSPVILQASRGARAYANDVVLAKLIDALVEIHPDIPVCMHLDHGNNEATCVTAIQYGFTSVMMDGSLKEDGKSPADYAYNSGITKRVVDMAHWGGVSVEGEIGVLGSLESGGGEQEDGHGVEGAISHDQLLTDPEQAVEFVKDTHVDALAVAMGTSHGAYKFSRKPDGAVLAMNVIEEIHRRLPNMHLVMHGSSSVPEDLQEIINKYGGQMKPTWGVPVEEIQRGIKHGVRKINIDTDNRMALTGAIRKVLTENPSEFDPRKYLTPAMAAMRKLCKERFEQFGTAGNAPKIKPLPVSEMAKRYKSGSLDPKFG
- a CDS encoding DeoR family transcriptional regulator, whose amino-acid sequence is MEFLMDAGQAGVDDLALRFGVSKMTVHRDLDELEESGFLRKVRGGASIQPSSLFESDFRYRQKQATEEKQRLAAAAITMIEPGQTVIIDDGSTAGGIARHLADLRPLTVISNNLSVIQDLSGAGGINLIALGGQYSKKFHGFFGLLAEASLKSLRADVAFLSSSAIHGASAFHQDQEVVQAKRLMMAAATRKYLLVDHGKFGRTALHFLTDLSAFDTVFTGRAPEPGMRAALDAAGVSLTVIDKGS
- a CDS encoding triosephosphate isomerase, which encodes MVYWVGTSWKMNKTLAEALDFAERMAGFIPGFDDRIQPFVIPPFTAVREVKRALSSTRIKVGAQNMHWADAGAWTGEISPLMLRDCGLDLVELGHSERREHFGETDRTVGLKAAAAVKHGLIPLICVGETLAEREGGEADAVLSAQVEGALQFLEGEAKGAKILFAYEPVWAIGDKGIPASADYADKQQALIKTVAGNLLPSVPPVLYGGSVNPGNAAGLLGQPNIDGLFIGRSAWQADGYIDILGRASAAI
- a CDS encoding ribose-5-phosphate isomerase B, with the protein product MKIAIGADSAGKPLLDVIAAHLATKSGLTVSDLSQAGYYADLSQKLAQTIIDGENDRGILFCGTGIGVSISANKVPGIRAALTHDTYSAERAAKSNNAQIITMGARVIGPELAKAIVDTWLASEFDEQGPSAGNVQAINRLDAAKPA
- a CDS encoding transcriptional regulator — its product is MAGSSHSGLHARLLNEIGLSIVRGELIPGDQLPNGDDWSASYGASRTGLREVVKVLAGKGMVEMRPRTGTRVRPRKDWNFLDPDVLLWRFGSRTTAEEARSLFELRRAIEPTAGALAAERASPEQIAELRALLEEMEQAGDDGERFAVPDLAFHQAILHMSGNELIGSLAALIETALVISFRLSDDNPDGQRHSLSLHRQIVESIEKRDPAATSKVLIDLLDGAEEDVRRSLAARLGRQK
- a CDS encoding Outer membrane autotransporter barrel domain-containing protein encodes the protein MSPKMTDHASKAALKGTALIPKTISTCIFVSSALAMTSVPALAVEPWIMVEKTTFTGSAISSKQQGVTTDGTNWYFSGTNILERTDRNYNPSLRVSPAIPDALKLPSQYSDIGLNHIGDIDYADGLLYISLDSSQRDPVTGGKYENPVFAVYRASDMSFTGQAFSLNPPHGIHDIASWVAVDAKNGLGYGMAYENATEIAVYNLSDWSFKEYIPLTQTIDQAQGGKLLDGWMYFSTDNDGKIIYRANLNTGEVENLGNLKIDREQEVEGLSFNQTKDGWSMYILNREALEDNPNEEAVGFYRYLRPYGNALSGEIHADINGALVEDSRFARDAANSRIRSAFDAVSAPVLTTASIDTEGMHAAPSNADGIVIWSQALAMTGNTNGSGDAAAFGRNTAGFIGGADAPVGNWRLGVLGGYSHSNFDVTDRASSGSSDNYNLGLYAGTQLGQFGFRAGAIYGWHDIETRRSVVFPAFSEQLSADYNAATAQAFSELAYRFDIGRNAFEPFANLAYVHLNTDGFAETGGATSALTAQKTTTENTFSTFGVRASTQFDAGTTKTALHGMLGWQHAYGDVDPTSGLAFNTGASFTISGVPIAKDALAVEAGLDVSLSSNATLGASYSGQIAKDAQGHAFKVSFDLKL
- a CDS encoding dihydroxyacetone kinase, phosphoprotein-dependent, L subunit: MTIDAADLKRMFDTIAVAIEADRDRLCQLDGVIGDADHGIAMALGFGAVRDALASLDLVATEPTALLNTAAKSFLNAVGASSGPLYATAFMRGGAAVKGKATLAEADFIALFQAMAQGIKDRGKAEPGEKTMVDAWQPAAEAAAAACAAGKTLAQSLEAALAAAESGAEATKEMIAAKGRSSRLGERSLGHMDPGAASAVTVIGAMRKGLASDL
- a CDS encoding dihydroxyacetone kinase produces the protein MQTKKIINDGNRAVDEMLEGILSAHPRHLRSVDGSPRSIIARDGPRPGKVGLVIGGGSGHEPTFLGFVGKGLADAAAIGNVFASPPPDPILECAKAVSGGAGVLFMYGNYAGDVMNFDMAAEMAAMDDIEVRTVLTTDDVASAPRDQRQKRRGVAGNFFIFKAAGAACDRMLSLDEVERIARKANDHTFTMGVALSPCSLPQTRWPNFEIGADEMEIGMGIHGEPGIARGKLRTADEITDEMLDKIFAEMAPKRGDKVAVLVNSLGSTPLMELYIMNRRVKQRLDDIGVSIHATWVGNYCTSLEMAGASVTLFHLDEELQTMLDHPCDCGMFRAG
- a CDS encoding riboflavin synthase subunit beta codes for the protein MNQHSHKDYETVRIAVIRARWHADIVDQCVHAFEAELAAVGGDRFAVDVFDVPGAYEIPLHAKTLGGTGRYAAILGTAFVVNGGIYRHEFVASAVIDGMMNVQLSTGVPVLSAVLTPHNYHDSAEHHRFFFEHFTVKGKEAAKACVEILAAREKIAA